A single genomic interval of Spirosoma taeanense harbors:
- the fumC gene encoding class II fumarate hydratase: protein MEYRIEKDTMGQVRVPANVYWGAQTQRSIENFKIAQDINKMPREIIRAFAYLKKAAALTNLDAGILPKEKSDLIGQVCDEILAGNLDDQFPLVVWQTGSGTQSNMNVNEVIAYRAHVLHGGQLTDEKKFLHPNDDVNKSQSSNDTFPTAMHIAAYKILLDVTIPGITKLRDTLAAKSKQFMHVVKIGRTHFMDATPLTVGQEFSGYVSQLDHGLRAINNSLAHLSELALGGTAVGTGINTPPNYSENVAKHIASVTGLPFVTAENKFEALAAHDAIVEAHGALKTVAASLMKIGNDIRMLSSGPRAGIGELFIPDNEPGSSIMPGKVNPTQCEAMTMVAAQVMGNDVAINFGGAMGHFELNVFKPVMIYNFLHSARLIGDVCVSFNDKCAEGIQPIEANIKKHVDSSLMLVTALNTKIGYYKAAEIAQTAHKNGSTLKETALQLGYLTEEEFNEWVKPEEMVGEIK, encoded by the coding sequence ATGGAATACCGCATCGAAAAAGACACGATGGGCCAGGTACGGGTCCCGGCCAACGTCTACTGGGGCGCACAAACCCAGCGTTCAATCGAGAACTTCAAAATTGCGCAGGACATTAATAAAATGCCCCGCGAGATTATCCGGGCGTTTGCGTACCTCAAAAAAGCGGCCGCGCTGACTAACCTCGATGCGGGCATTCTGCCGAAAGAAAAAAGCGATCTGATCGGTCAGGTATGCGACGAAATTCTGGCCGGTAACCTCGACGATCAGTTTCCGCTGGTGGTGTGGCAGACGGGCTCGGGTACGCAGTCGAATATGAACGTAAACGAGGTGATCGCCTATCGCGCACACGTTCTGCACGGGGGCCAGCTGACCGACGAGAAGAAGTTTCTGCACCCGAACGACGATGTCAACAAGTCGCAGTCGAGCAACGACACGTTCCCGACGGCCATGCACATTGCAGCCTATAAAATTCTGCTCGACGTAACGATTCCGGGTATTACCAAACTGCGCGATACGCTGGCCGCCAAGTCAAAGCAGTTCATGCACGTTGTCAAGATTGGCCGGACGCACTTTATGGACGCGACGCCGTTAACGGTAGGGCAGGAGTTTTCGGGTTACGTCTCGCAGCTCGATCACGGCCTGCGGGCAATCAACAATTCGCTGGCGCACCTGAGCGAGTTGGCGCTGGGCGGCACGGCCGTTGGTACGGGCATCAACACCCCTCCAAACTATTCAGAAAACGTAGCGAAGCATATCGCCAGCGTAACGGGGCTGCCGTTCGTAACCGCCGAGAATAAGTTTGAAGCGCTGGCGGCCCACGACGCCATTGTGGAAGCCCACGGCGCGCTGAAAACCGTTGCCGCCAGCCTGATGAAAATTGGTAACGATATCCGGATGCTGTCGTCGGGGCCGCGGGCCGGTATCGGCGAATTGTTCATTCCGGATAATGAGCCGGGTTCCAGCATCATGCCAGGTAAAGTAAACCCGACGCAGTGCGAAGCCATGACCATGGTGGCCGCGCAGGTGATGGGCAACGACGTCGCGATCAACTTCGGCGGGGCAATGGGTCACTTTGAGCTGAATGTGTTCAAGCCGGTGATGATCTATAACTTCCTGCATTCGGCCCGGCTGATTGGCGACGTGTGCGTATCGTTCAACGACAAGTGCGCCGAAGGTATCCAACCCATCGAAGCGAACATCAAAAAGCACGTTGATTCGTCGCTGATGCTTGTGACGGCGCTGAACACCAAAATTGGCTACTACAAAGCCGCCGAAATCGCGCAGACCGCCCACAAAAACGGCTCGACACTCAAAGAAACCGCTCTTCAACTCGGCTATCTCACCGAAGAAGAGTTTAACGAGTGGGTAAAGCCCGAGGAAATGGTTGGAGAAATAAAGTAA